From Cotesia glomerata isolate CgM1 linkage group LG3, MPM_Cglom_v2.3, whole genome shotgun sequence:
CGCacaacttaattaaaaaaaaaaaaacaaaacttctCGGAATAGAAGTTAATCCCATCATAATCATTACACAGAACCGATAAAGatacataattattatatgttGAAATCGCTACTGAGGTCGAATCGGTCAAGATAAAAACATTGAATTTTgttacattaatattaatttactgaaatgttattatttacatatattgtttaattattgattgattttaatctagacatcttatttttatttttcgtttttttaaatacacatttttatcaatgcttaaatattaataagaatattaataagaaaagtatgttcttaaaattttttttgaagctctaaaataaaaattttaatataatctaCACTCaatcttaatttttgtttatttaaataaaaaaaattaagttccgtagatcaaataatataatatatatttctttgtGTAGATTTCATATTTCATGTTTGAATAcgttgtatttattatttttactgctATCAAATGATATGTAGTTGAGTGACATAATTTATAACTCACATCAGTGTATCAtatttagtagatttcatagaaatctaactattgcattggtcctcatgacggaacttttgaaaaattttgctatatttcgactcagctcgtcaagcggattcagaaaatgcatatggttcaaaagtttatatatgtatgtatttatatatatatatatatatatatatatatatatatatatatatatatatatatatatatatatatatatatatatatatatatatatacacgatataatcggcattgtctcttctctaactctcgtaattctatacggatctcaataaaacgtaacatacttattcttagggcgatttccgaggttaagttctaagatgagccaaatctgtcgattagtttagaagtgagagcaattcaaaaattttcaaaaatcgcaaaaaattttcacttttaccttatttccgtgcaataacaatgGAACGCGACATCCTATcggatttctgtaaattgcatttgaaagcttatttaataagcttcaatttgtgtacttatttatttctccaaattaaatagtttaggaataatagcaattcaaaaattttcaaaaatcgcaaaaatttttacttttaccaTATTTTGgtgcaattacaattgaacgcgatatcttatcaaaattctataaatggtatctgaaagcttattaaataagctttaatttgtgtacctcattatcagtctaggccaaaaatcatctactttctcagacagatataatgaaattttacttttgcattctTTTTGACGTCATTGTTGTTTAATTagacagaaatttatttttttttttttttcgtatgcaaccctagtagtatttttattattcatcatgaaatctacttccatttcggctgccgaatggccttttatttattattatttggaaATGTATCTATTTACATTGGTTTTTAAAAAGGATAAAAAACTAACATTAATTTCTGGAATTTCCAAGTCGCGCTCgcttaagaaaaatttctcccagaaaaattttcccaacattacttatattaaaatattaaaatgattGAAAGTGTATCATCTGAAATCTATATAATGACTCTCagattcaaattattaaatagattttataattaaaaatataataaatgtatCAATTTTGGCTacaaaatagaattttattagatgttaaattattatattatattataacttataagtagacatttttttatatttgaaatgaaaaaaaatctattaatgatggcaacaatatttattaaaactattaCTACTGATCACATctgaaaacaatttaataacattttttaaaaactattcttTCTATTTGAACTATTTTTAGCGAGCAGCTCCATCTGTTTTAGGAAGAAGTTTGGAAGCTTcagttttgattttttcagcAGCCTCCTCCATCATTTTTTGACCGTCTTTGATCAACTCATTGACTTTAGGATCTTTTATCATGTCTTCAAAACCTTTGCTAATTGTTTCCAAAGCTTTCTTAATTGAATCTTCAATTTTGTTTACACTACCAGCCTCTTCTTGTATTGGTACAgactaaaataattgttttataatgcaaaagtttttttgtggAATATTACAAGTTTGTTctataagaaattttacttacctGAGTAAGAGATATGATGAAAATACTAgcaataagtaaaaatatacaCCAGCGTGCCATTGTTGATGTTCGTTCAGGAAGTCAAGATTTCGAGTAAGTAATATCACTGCAACTGATGAACGTTTACTGTACTAATTAAATCGTTATATAGTTTCTCAGCTCTCTCTGACAAGTTAGTTGCGATAAGGAATACAAAGAGTTGAGAGGTCACTtcatatctttattttttaaaaacactaTACTATACGATTTGGATGCAGCGtcgattaaattttctattgaatGTTTCAAGGACATTATATAATAGcagaaaaaattacagttgCGAAATGTCAATTAGagattaataattcaaaatgattaataattttgtagtttttttttattaactatttatgctactaaaatatatatatatatatatatatatatatatatatatatatatatatatatatatatatatattgtaacttatttatttctacacaatgaataatagtttaaaaaactaaaaaacacgTTTCCATAGCAAACCAAaccaaaaagtaaaaaattattttgaatattgcAATAAGTTCAAAATAAGAGGAATTGAgtgtttaacaaaaaaaattctttttattgtaaaagaaGTGTAGAATGTTTGATATTTGTTAATCTTATcagatatttgtaaaatatatttatactacaaaaatatcttgaaaaaCACTCCACGCTTGctatacaataaaataaattttttttttgttaatcattttattatatattttaaatttaccgaaaatcggtcaaaatttttagttttttaaaatattatttattttcaaattttttaatgtaattaaaaaccAAAAGCGTTGaattataattctttaattaattgaacaaAGAACAATATTCCCGGTCATTTTATGAATTGTGCATGCTTATTAGTCTgttaaattacttatttttttttattctgatccTGATTAGAATAAAGTTATCAACTTATTGTTTTGTCATAAATTCATAATACGAgtacaaattttcaaattaattagacGTCTTAGAATCGATAAAAATCACGCTGAAAGATTCCATTACATAGATACATACAAACACATACATACGTATAAGTCAAGGTAATTAAAGATTGTAATAAAAGGTTTCTTGAAAAGCACATCCCGcaaaaattgttgaagaaGCTGTGTGTAATCATAActtatgttataaaaaattttgattttgttttttataaatttaattatgataaatattgttgatttattttattctgatTAAGTaatgatctaaaaaaattaagtacataggctatttttaaaaattcttgctATTTTGCTCTCCAACATACATATACTTACTATTAagtatgtaaattttattcattcttttatttatatagttGAAACAGTCCCAAAAGCCCAtatatcaataacaaaaacgAGTATAtatcataataatttgttaacaattaaaaaataccgaCAAAATCTAGCAGcaagctcaattttttttttttacgaattcaaaactgaataattttaatcctattcataattttgatataaacaaaaaatctttgagctcaaaaataaaaatcttgaatataaaaataaatttgaaaaaaaaaaaaaaaacaattcgttagaaattttttgaacgaGTTATTCGATTTTAACCCAGTTTGAAGCATTCAACgcaatttttagaacaaaaatTGTAGTGAAATTCTGAGAATCGatctaactaaaaatttaataataatttttaacaaacattGTTTTAAGAATTTGTTCTCAACTATATCTCATTAACGAACCAATTTTAATCTAGTTTTTGATATTCATTGCAatcttttgaagaaaatggcTAATCAGCttttcgaattatttagtacaataatttaaacgtTCTGACAAGTCTTAAAAAGTATTTGgcttataagaaaattttcacttcATCTGAGACTTTATGACTTCCtgaatgttgtttttttttttctattttcagttaatctttttttttgtattgggTTTTACCACCGGTTTTTTTTATCCACTTCAAAAATTTCCACgagttataatatatttaattattattcatgagTCATATGAACTTTTACGGGTCATTACATCAACGTCAAAAACAACCATGACAAAAATCTCAAACAGCATCTAAAACGTAATATCTATACtaactgaaaaattatgaaatgaaTCATAATGATAAGACAACTGAATACAAACTTTTatcaattgataaatattaccaatttttcattaatatatttgatattaataaaCGATCATACttcaaaagttttaatatttataaaattaagaaattcttATGGACCATTTTCAGGTATTCGAtgcaattttaaagataatcaATCTTTAACATTAATcagtataattatttatagtttgcAAGTTTAggtaaaatgaataaaccACTTTTTGATTAATAACATTTCTTACTTGTAAATTAGAATTTAGATTGTAcagtcaaatttttcaataaataaataaataaaacactgTTCTTACAGATAAAATATAGTTCAAAGTTATTTACATTGCTAAcacatttgaatttttctttatggtattcatttttatttagtttataaaaaaatccaaaatagatgtgtgtaaatttttttgatattttatctAGATCTTAAATCATTAGTgactaaaaatagtttacaaaaatttttttagaaaattatatttagagGAGTCACTTCGTGATCGAGAAAATAATTTGTCTTTATGAAACGATGAGGAAAATGGTAAAATTTTACGAGTTGGCAATGACAATGGTTTATGatacaattgttttttaaataattcataatatggctgttgaattaaaatttttgtagccGTTGGTTGCTTTTTGTGTCCTTTTCGTATATGTGGTATAAGCATGTGCTGAACACCACCAAATAGTGCACTAATTGATTTTCTCGCATCTTTCCCTAAATTATGGAGTATATCGCGTGCcgcagaaaaataattataatgaccAGATGATTTGGTATCAGATAaagatttaaatatatttgtaaataattcatttaacaCAAATGGTGACGATGAAAgcattttataaatatgagaAGGATCGAAGATATCTATTTCTGTCTTTGGTTCTTGAGGCACAAAAAAGTTTCTAATATTAGTCGaaatttcatcaatattttttccaaatagCTGTGAATTATGAGATAAGACTTTCACGGGTGTCGAAGTTTttctcatatctttaaaaagcatattgaaaaaattattcgaatTATTGTCAGCATTAGGATGAGCAGTATCGCTGTTGGCTATAGTTTTTGATTCTTGATGATTATTTTTCGTGAATATGTTTCGCAAATGAGAAATTTGTTCACCAATTgacttttgcattttttttgacGAATTCCGTAAATGATCGAAGGCTTGTAAAAATGGGTTCGTAGATGAAGTTATCGGATCTTTCGAAGTCGTTGAAGAGTTAATTAGTTTATTGAACAATCCACATAAGGGACctagagataaaatttttcctacaGGGCTATCAGTCATAACTGTTAATACATCTCCAGGTTTTGAGGATGGGGTCGTTTCGTGTACAACTGCATCCGATGAATCAGTAACCGGATTAGTAGGTGTgtggtttattttattttctagtcCTTTAGATTTCTCTAGAATCagaatatttctaattttactAATCAATTCATCAATCGACTTTCTTATTCTTTGTAGTATGTTGCTTAGATTATCGAATGCTTGTGAGAATGGATTATTGACTATAGATTTTTCAGTGATTGGAGAGCCAAACCAGTTCTTCATAAAGCCATTTGAAGGTTCTTGGGTAGAAAGTTTTTCATGAGTAGAAGAATCAGATGAATTATTTCCTCCAGAATCGTTATTTGCCATTGCTGTAAGTTCTTTACAGTTGTTTTTCGTAAATAGGTTTCTAATATGACTAATCTGTTCGTCTATCGTTTCTCTAATTTGTTGTAGTAAATTACGAAGATTATCAAATACCTGCGAAAATGGATTATTAAATGGAGACTTCAGTAATGATGGAAATTCTAATTTATTCCTGAAAGGATTCTCGACTGAAATATTGTTCTGAACAGATGAATTCGTTACCAGGTTACTGTGGTTTGGTATAACTTTAGATTCTTTATATTTTCCTGAGGTTAAAATATGTCTAATGTTGCTAATTACATCATCgatcgattttcttattttctgtGGTATATTATGTAGATTATTTAATGCTTGTGAAAATGGATTATTGACCGTAGATTTTCTACTCATTGAAGAGTTGAACCAGTTCTTCAATAAGCCATTTGAAGGTTCTTGGGTAGAAAGTTTTTCATGAGTAGAAGAATCAGATGAATTTGTACTTCCAGAATCGTTATTTGTCATTTCTGCAACTTCTTTACAGTCATTCTTCGTGAATATATCTCTAATATTACTAATCTGTTCATCAATTATCTCCTTAATTTGTTGTGGTAAATCACGTAGATTATTGAATACTTGTAAAATTGGAttattaaatggaaaatttaaaattgtgcgTAACTTCAATACATTCTCGAAAGGATTTAAGAAGGGAAGTTTTTGGTGGATAGACGAATGATATCGATTATCAACGTGATCACTAGTATTACCGTCTGTCGATCCTTGTAGTTTTTGACAACTTCCtgggattaaattttttctgatgtTATTAATTAGCTCCTCAATGGacactttaattttttgtggTACGTTCCATAAGTTTtctattactttatttaaacCAGTATTTTCATGATTTGTCATTgagtttgaattattttgtgGTACTTTATTAGTTGTTTCAGACATACCCGGGAAtctttttaacaaattatcgAATGGATtattcatcatcattattttattcggCCGTTGAGTAaaagttattatattattcttaattttttccaatccAGCCAAAATTGGACAAGTGTTATTGATAGCAGAATGATTATCAATTTGTAGCTTTTTTAAAGCACTTATAACCGACttgaataatttgaaataattaccTTTAAGCTCTGTACAGCAGTATCTTATGTTTTCAATATCTGATTTTTTAGTCGTTTCGAAcgttaatatttcatttacttTATTACAATCATCAACTAGACTATCGAGCCattgtttaataatactaaCTGTAGTTTTAaagtacaaattaattttttgaccacAGCATGAATTGTTTTGCTGAGTTGTTTCCGCAGGAGAACTCGTTACAAGGAtttcacttaaatttaaatcatcatGAGTAAGTGGATCCATTGCTCCTAATTCCGGTGATTTCGAGTCAACGCTTCGATCGAATCTTTTTAGATTTATCTGAaacattacaattttaattataaaaaatttaaaattcatataaaaaatgaagctAATGGGGTATGATTCCAAAGTGGTTGATTTAGTGTaaattgctccatatatatatCATTCATGTGTGTATTTTAcgcatataaataattgtaagaaGTTCGTTATATAAGCAATGACTGAAGTTGTGATGGTTAGTTATAAATTCACTTACAAACTAAGAATGGAATTCATTATTACAtcagtacacggaaaaaataatatttaaaagaggaatattaaattatagtagtaaatttatagtagctgaaactaaaaatttataagcagaaaatttttttaatatcctaaaaattttaaagtgaattattatttgaaatcgTAAAAAGtataagcatttttt
This genomic window contains:
- the LOC123261155 gene encoding uncharacterized protein LOC123261155, encoding MRVTRYFAVKVIIVILNLLTVCHPYPSSVGIENDKNEEIKKSFKQKSKNIRFNNVNITLHRNIKINLKRFDRSVDSKSPELGAMDPLTHDDLNLSEILVTSSPAETTQQNNSCCGQKINLYFKTTVSIIKQWLDSLVDDCNKVNEILTFETTKKSDIENIRYCCTELKGNYFKLFKSVISALKKLQIDNHSAINNTCPILAGLEKIKNNIITFTQRPNKIMMMNNPFDNLLKRFPGMSETTNKVPQNNSNSMTNHENTGLNKVIENLWNVPQKIKVSIEELINNIRKNLIPGSCQKLQGSTDGNTSDHVDNRYHSSIHQKLPFLNPFENVLKLRTILNFPFNNPILQVFNNLRDLPQQIKEIIDEQISNIRDIFTKNDCKEVAEMTNNDSGSTNSSDSSTHEKLSTQEPSNGLLKNWFNSSMSRKSTVNNPFSQALNNLHNIPQKIRKSIDDVISNIRHILTSGKYKESKVIPNHSNLVTNSSVQNNISVENPFRNKLEFPSLLKSPFNNPFSQVFDNLRNLLQQIRETIDEQISHIRNLFTKNNCKELTAMANNDSGGNNSSDSSTHEKLSTQEPSNGFMKNWFGSPITEKSIVNNPFSQAFDNLSNILQRIRKSIDELISKIRNILILEKSKGLENKINHTPTNPVTDSSDAVVHETTPSSKPGDVLTVMTDSPVGKILSLGPLCGLFNKLINSSTTSKDPITSSTNPFLQAFDHLRNSSKKMQKSIGEQISHLRNIFTKNNHQESKTIANSDTAHPNADNNSNNFFNMLFKDMRKTSTPVKVLSHNSQLFGKNIDEISTNIRNFFVPQEPKTEIDIFDPSHIYKMLSSSPFVLNELFTNIFKSLSDTKSSGHYNYFSAARDILHNLGKDARKSISALFGGVQHMLIPHIRKGHKKQPTATKILIQQPYYELFKKQLYHKPLSLPTRKILPFSSSFHKDKLFSRSRSDSSKYNFLKKFL